In a genomic window of Lycium ferocissimum isolate CSIRO_LF1 chromosome 9, AGI_CSIRO_Lferr_CH_V1, whole genome shotgun sequence:
- the LOC132029659 gene encoding 18.2 kDa class I heat shock protein-like, whose protein sequence is MSLIPSFLGGRRSNIFDPFSLDVWDPFEGFQISNIPSSARETSAFANARIDWKETPQAHVFKVDVPGIKKEEVKVEVEEGRVLQISGERNKEQEEKNDQWHRMERSSGKFLRRFRLPDNVKMGEIKAAMENGVLTVTVPKEEVKKPEVKAIDISG, encoded by the coding sequence ATGTCTCTGATTCCAAGTTTTTTGGGTGGTCGCAGGAGTAACATTTTCGATCCATTTTCACTCGACGTATGGGATCCATTCGAAGGCTTCCAAATCTCTAATATCCCATCCTCTGCACGTGAAACCTCAGCTTTTGCAAATGCAAGAATTGATTGGAAAGAGACCCCACAAGCCCATGTTTTCAAAGTGGACGTTCCAGGGATCAAGAAGgaggaagtgaaagttgaagttgaagaaggACGAGTTTTGCAGATTAGCGGTGAGAGGAACAAAGAGCAAGAGGAGAAGAACGATCAATGGCACCGTATGGAGAGGAGCAGTGGTAAGTTTTTAAGGAGATTTAGGTTGCCTGATAATGTTAAAATGGGGGAAATTAAGGCTGCGATGGAGAATGGAGTGTTAACTGTGACTGTTCCTAAAGAAGAAGTGAAGAAACCTGAGGTGAAGGCTATTGATATTT